The sequence taagttcaacagagcccactgtcaaaccttaCCACATCATAGAGAGAGCCCTAATCGATTTTTATGCAATTACTTGGCAatccctttgaaaatttctgaaaTTAAAGAAACTATCCATAAATAGATATAGAAGGAActtaaattaatgaaaaaaaataaagtagGTTCAGAagacttttcataaattcagATGGCGTGCGTAGATGTTTAAATACCATACACAGACAAACATCCATGGAAAAAATTACTATTTCGTAGGAAATAACTTTTTCTTGAAACttcagtaaaaaaaatctaaggcAAGACCATTCTGAAGTTGTCTGGTTCGATTCATATTTCCGCTGGAGAAAATATGTTCACTTTTCATCGTGCTAGTCAAATGAAGTATAATGCAGAAATGATAGCTTTGCTTATTAATTCATATATGCTCCTCTGAGTAAAACAGATTCCCGACGATTAAACTAAAGTTGTTTTCAGTTTGGCAACCAGATGGTATAGTATTTGAACTTACAAAGCACTAATTGAATACTTATTTCACAGGTACCGGTTTAGCCAGTGTTGTTGTATCATTCCTCATGTCGACCTACTACAGTGTGATCATCGCCTACGCCATCTACTACTTTTTCACATCGTTCCGACCGGATTTACCGTGGACAGACTGCTCCCACCGATGGAATACACCGGACTGCTGGGTCCCCGAGCGCATGAAGCACAACATCAGCCGACCGGAAATGTCGCGGACGCCCACCGAGGAGTTCTtcgagtgagttttttttaatgatccTGTTTTTCCTATAATCTTAATCGCCCTTCAACACCACAGAAACAAGGTTCTCCAAATCAGTCACGGCATTGAATATCCCGGAGGCATGCGATGGGAACTGGTGGCATGTCTGATTTGTGCGTGGATCCTAGTCTACTTTGCCATCTGGAAATCGATAAAGTCTTCAGCTAAGGTACGGTACCTTACGGCGACACTTCCGTTCGTGCTGATCATCGTGTTTCTAGGTCGGTCTCTCACACTTGAAGGGGCTGACAAGGGCCTGAACTACTTCTTCCGACCCAACTGGGAGGAGCTCGGTAGGGCAAATGTAAGTAGCTCTGCATAAAGCTTCAAGGAGAAACAACTGTTCCAACTGTACTCGATTTTCTAGGTATGGATCAACGCAGCGGCGCAGAACTTCAACTCTATTGGCATTGCATTCGGTTCGATGATATCTTTCGCCAGTTACAATAAATACAACAACAACATTCTTCACGATACGCTGGCCGTGTCGTTTGTGAATGGCATCACTAGTCTTTTGGTGGGAATCTTCGCGTTTGCAACTATCGGAAACATTGCCCTGGAACAGAACACAACCGTGGAAGATGTCATTAGCGGCGGTCCAGGGTTGATATTTGTGGTGTATCCTCAAGCTTTGGCTAAGATGCCGGCCGCACAAATGTGGGCTGTTCTCTTCTTCTTTATGTTGCTGTGTCTGGGGTTGAACAGTCAGGTTGGTATTCTACATTCGTCAATCAATCCGTTCCTTAATTTAATTTATCGAATTACAGTTCGCCATTGTAGAGGTGGTGGTCACATCGATCCAAGATGGGTTCCCACGTTGGATAAAGCGGAAACTAGTCTATCACGAATTGCTAGTGTTGATAGTTTGTGTGGTGTCGTTCTTCGCTGGcctaccaaatttgatacagGGCGGAATTTACTTCTTCCAACTAATTGACCACTACGCGGCATCAATATCGATCATGTTCTTAGCATTCTTTGAAACGGTAGCCATAGCCTGGTTCTATGGAATCAATCGATTATCGAAAAACGTCAAGCAGATGACTGGCAGGTATCCATCGTTCTATCTGCGGTTTTGCCTACTGATCGCTGTTCCAGCTATGCTAATCGTAAGTTTTAAAAAACGTTCCTGTCCCAGTTtctattaaataattaaatgtaTTGCAGTCACTGTGGATCTTCAGTCTGATCAACTACGAGGCACCGACCTACCACAACGGGAAATACATCTATCCTGGTTGGGCTCACGGTTTGGGATGGGCGATCACAGGCGCAtcattaatttgcattccaGCATTTGCCATCTACCAAATAGCTCGTGCGGAAGGAGCTACGATAGGACAGGTAGTATCACCTAAACCTATAtcaatttcataattttgacTTATACGAAAATTTCGCCCACAGAAATTCATGAATACATTAAAGCCTAATCTGTACGAGTGTAAAGTCTGCGGTGAGCATCATTGTGACCACGAGTTCCCGGAGGAAGAATACGGCCGTGAAATGGCTCTCGTGGATTCTACTTCAGGGGCACCATTGATTCTGCAAGCTCCTCCACTAGGCAATCAACAGGTGACGGTGAATGGTGACAGGAACCTCCCAACGGGCAGAAGTTCCCCTCGGCCGGAAGAAACAGGAAGACGATGATAATTCCTGCTATACGTGGAGCCATACAGTAATAATAAATAGTCAAAACGCTTATTTCAACTAGAAATTCAATTCTCATCACCAGTCAAACAACAACATAACCGAAATATTAAAAAACCTAtaagattcaaaatcaaaaattcaaagaaaagaCAAATGTAGGTAGAGAATAAAAACAATTCTAAACATAGTCGCGGGAATCCATTTTCTAGGATCTAGATTTTACAAAGTAAACTCAATGTGATGCTGCTGATTTTAAACCCAAATTTAGGACTTTGAAGAAAGCATAAACTATACACATCTAGAGGTAAATAGTCCGTCTCGCATGAGGAACAAAGAAAATAaacgaacaaaaataaattaaacacaAATTTATAAAAGACAGTTAAACTTtcgaaaaaagaaggaatagtTGTACATGTTTTGTTCAAATAAATCTGTCGCCTAGTTCACGCTGTGTTGTTGTTTTTACTATTTCGAAACACAGAAACGATTAACAAAACCGGCGAGAAGGCAGTTGGTTTTAATGAGTTGGGCGACCTCAAACCACCTCGCTCCTCAACCCAGGTGTCAGATTTCCAATATTCCTACAGATttccaatattctaaaaaatacCGATAGTACTATTTGGTATTGATGGTACCTACACGTCCTCCTTGATGAGTCTACGGTGAAAAAAGTATCCTTTTCCACTGGACTCAATCCTGGGCCTTtacgccctcaggtcctcttcaaatGCAAAAAAGCCATCCTGTATGCTGTATGAGCGAGGTGGTGGCTTCCGGGTTCCTGTATCCTGTATGAGCGAGGTGGTGGCTTCCGGGTTATCCctctaaatattatcttcgtttGACGCTCTTCCAGCCTACGGACAACGTGTCGAGttcaccgtagtctgccgtattGTAAACGCTAACCATTATCCAATAGTCAACAAAGCAAATTTCGTCTTCGTTCGCTGACTATGGAATTttagctggttacgaagtccgtaataagcccgatTTGAAACTGCAATACGTCTTTCACCACACAAGTAACATCGTTATCGCGCGTCACTTGAGTTCCAAtttacacaaattcttctataccttcaaatttttcaccatccaatACCACTTTACCACCACCATCACTAATGAACCCATGTTGATTGCCAACGACCACCGAGACTGGTTTTGGCGATCAGGGACTTCCAAGAAGCATACTACGGTGCGTGTGGGCGTAGCGGAATCTTCAGGAAAAGTGATTTGGTATCGTACGAAAGGACGTTAAGGACATACATCGTGAATTCACAATTTAAACCCGTAAACACctcaataataaaactttcaaaTTAACGGTGTTACAACGGTTGAATTACGCCAGTAAATATGAAGTTAGTCAAAATCTGTTGCGATGGGATAtagatactctgaagtagttcgtaacggtgtaaatccggtcatatcgccaggctctgTACAACATTGCTGACAATATGATGtcgcgcgggcggtcgcgctgcagcaaggtacccggcagaacgtggaacgttatagacggaagcggagacagcagacccgcctttttcaggagaagaaacgccgccaggaagaagcggagtgcgaggagatggaacagctgtgccgttctcaagatacacgcaagttctatcagaagctcaacgcatcccgcaaaggcttcgtgccgcgagccgaaatgtgccgggataaggatgggagcatcttgacggacgaacgtgtggtgatcgaaaggtggaagcagcactacgaggaacatctgaatggcgcggagagtacaggcagtgaaagtcaaggcagcggaggagatgactacgtcagttcagcggacgatggaagccaaccagcccccaccttgagggaagttaaggatgccattcaacagctaaagaccaataaagcagctggtaaggatggtatcggagctgagctcatcaagatgggcccggaaaagctggccacttgcctgcagaAACTGATAGTctgaatctgggaaaacgaacagctaccggaggagtggaaggaaggagttatatgccccatctacaagaaaggcgacaaactggagtgtgagaactttcgagcgatcaccatccttaatgccgcctacaaagtgatatcccagatcatcttccgtcgtctgtctccattagtgaacgagttcgtgggaagttatcaagccggcttcgttgacggccgctcgacaacagaccagatctttactgtacggcaaatccttcaaaaatgccgtgaataccaggtcccaacgcaccatctgttcgttgatttcatagcggcatacgacagtatagaccgcgtagagctatggaaaattatggacgagaacagcttccctggaaagcttaccagactgatcaaagcaacggtggatggtgtgcaaaactgtgtgaagatctcgggcgaacactccagttcgttcgaatcgcgccggggactaagacaaggtgatggactttcgtgcctgttgttcaacattgcgctagaaggtgtcatgcggagagccgggtgtaacagccggggtacgattttcaacagatccagtcaatttatttgcttcgcggatgacatggacattgtcggccgaacatttgcaaaggtggcagaactgtacacccgcctgaaacgtgaagcaacaaaagttggactggtggtgaatgcgtcaaagacaaagtacatgcttgtgggtggaaccgagcgcgacagggtccgcctgggaagcagtgttacgatagacggggatacattcgaggtggtcgaggaattcgtctacctcggatccttgctaacggctgacaacaacgttagtcgtgaaatacgaaggcgcatcatctgtggaagtcgggcctactacgggctccagaagaaactgcggtcgaaaaagattcgccaccgaaccaaatgtgtcatgtacaagacgttaataagaccggtagtcctctacggacatgaaacatggacaatgctcgaggaggacttgcaagccgtcggagtattcgagagacgagtgcttaggaccatctttggcggtgtacaagaagacggtgtgtggcggcgaagaatgaaccatgagctcgcccagctctacggcgaacccagtatccagaaggtagctaaagccggaagggtacgatgggcagggcatgttgcaagaatgccggacagcaaccctgcaaagatggtgttcgcttccgatccggcaggtacgagacgacgtggagcgcagcgagtgagatgggcagaccaggtgcacaacgacttggcgagcgtggggcgtattcgaggatggagagatgcggcctcgaaccgtgtattgtggcgtcaaattgttgattcagtgttatctgtatagatgtagactaaataaatgaaaatgaaaaatgaaatgatgTCTCTAACCCCgaatctaccacactgtgctctagttcttactatttttttaaatacttatgagtgatggtccgGAAGGTATAGAACGATTATAATTTGCTTATAGATGACCCATATTTTACTCCTTTTGAATGAAGTCAagggagtaaattataaaaatgtaactcaatcttaggctggtttcgaagctgacgacatgaatctccaagctccagagcgctgactaattaggaaagaagcggatacgaatttagtggatctgctgaaccctctgactgattggAGCTCGGTGTAAACGTTAGAATCCAAACTGCCAAACGCATGAAATCaaatctctgtacaaaaacgaattcggcaCTCAAAGAAGAGGCAAAAATATATtagaacttcagtaccgatgcatgatcaaaatcagtattatagCACAGTGTCCACAAATCTCTCCGCCTGGCCATTGGACTGTGGGTGATACGGCGATGTCCGGAAATGTTGAATGCCGTTCTTCCTGCACAAAACCGCGAACTGTTCCGACGTGAACTGCGTTCCATTGTCGGAGACTATGACGTTGGGAACGCCAAAACGGGCAAACAGCTCGTCGAGGAACTCGGTCACTGCTGATGTTGTCGGGGATCGAACGATGCGAATTTCCGGCCACTTGGTGAAGGCGTCCACCACTATGAGGAAGTGCAGACCGTTGATTGGGCCGGCGAAGTCGATGTGGATACGCTACCATCTCCCTGAGCGAGTGGCCACGACTGTAGCGGAACCTTAGGCCCGATGTCTACGTAGCgtattttcaacgctgcgtgcacacggcgttaaaaggacgcagaTGTGCTTCGGGagaaagcggtaacgcagcgtcaccgcagcgatgcacacctgcgtttcttcaacgccacgtgcacgcagtgttgaaaaaacgctacgtgggcatcggcccttagacGGTGTCTTCGAATGTGTGACACAGCTTTCACATCTCTTCACAAAATCAGCAATGTGGTTATCGATTCTCGGCCAGTACACGTGACTACGTGCGATAGCTTTCATCCGCTCCATTCCCGGATGTCCTCGGTGGAGTTGCTTGAGAATCCGCTGCCGAAAACTGTCCGGAATCACCAAACGGTTGGACATCATGACGCACCCCTTCACTACCGATAGAGCGTCTCGATGAGCGAAGAAAGGGCGAACTTCAGGGTTTTGGAGGGCCATCTACGCTGGTTGTACTGGATCACTTGTTGGAGAAACGGGCACTGGAGAGAAGCGCCGCGCACCGATTTGAACGAAACTGGCAGCGAACTGATGGCTTTCTGGAGTGGAATCTCGATGTCGTCTTCCAGTTGAATCGATGCGATGATGAAGTCCTCCTCTGGTTTGACGTAACCGTTGATGAGGCGGGACATTACGTCGGCATATCCAAACTGCGTGGTGGATGTCGAAGTTGTAGCACAGAAGCGTCAGGGCCCAACGTTGCAAGCGGTTGGCCGTGTGAACCGGAATACCCTTCTTTTGTCCGAATATCCGCAGGAGTGGCTGATGATCCGTCTGGAGGGTGAACTTGCGTCCGAGCAGCATCCGATGGAATTTCGTTACGACAAACACCAGTGCAAGACCTTCCTTCTCGATCTGTCCGTAATTTACCTCCGCGGGGGTGAGTGAGCGGGAAGCGTGTGCAACAGCTTTGAGTGAGCCATCGGGGAACCTGGGTAGAAGGCAGGCACCGATTACGGACTGCGAGGCGTCGGCAGCAACTATGATGTCTAGTGATGGATCGTAGTGTGGATCCGACTGGAGTACTTCCTTGAAGGGCCTGAACGATTTCTGGCACTCGCTGTTCCAAACGAATCTTCAGCAGCGCGTCGAGTGTCCGCCACAGTTGGTGCATCTCCGGGACAAACTTCGCGTAGAAATTCACCGCACCAAGGAACGAGCGTAGAGTTGTGACATTTTTGGGCGGTGGCATCTTGACAATGGCTTCCAACTTGGATGGGTCTGGATGGAGACCGTTCTCGTCTACGATGTGCGCCAAATACTTTACCTCCGGCTGCAGCATGTGGCACTTTTCTTCCCTCAGAACGAAACCGTAGACGTTGAAAGGCGTTGAAACAGTGCGTTGAGCATCTTGTGATGCTCCTCTTCGGTTTTGCTGGCCACGAAGATGTCGTCCAGAAACGTGTCCACTCCTTCGAGATCGACAACCATTCTGTTCATCAACTGCTGGAAGGCCCCTGGAGCGGCTGAGCAGCTGCTTCGAGTCGTCGTCAACTTTCACTTGAAGATAGGCGTCACTCAGGTCGATGACGCTGAAATACCGGCACCCATTAAGCTTAGTAAATATGTCATCAGGGACCGGTAGCGGGTAATGATTGGGCTCCAGGGCAGCGTTCTGTCCAGTTGAGTAATTGGCACAGATTCGTACTTTTCTTCCGGGCTTCTTCACTACGACGATCGGAGCCGCCCACTGCGAGAAATCGACAGGGGTGATGATGCCCAGCGATTGAAGTCGGTCCAGCtccgcatcgatcttctccatGGACGTGAAAGGAACTGGGCATTTCGGCTTGCAAACGGGTTTGGCATCGGGCTTGAGATAGAGTCGGACCTTCATCTTCTTGCAGTGTTCGAGGCCATTCTTGTACACTTCGGGATACGCAGCTTTGTACACTTGGATTTGATTGACTTGACCATCGGCAACGTGGACCTGGTTGCAGATTGCATATAGCGGGGTGTCCCACAGCTTGAACAgctcgatccagtccagatcgaacAGGGTAATGCTGTTGTTGGTCACGTAGAAAGTTGCGGTTTTGGTGACACCTTCGAGTTTGATTGGGTATCGGAGTTCACCAAGTAGATGAAAAGCGTCACCCGCCGCAGTCCGGGCAGTCCGTGTTGTGGGAGTCAGCGTTGGCGAGCCCAGGTTCTTCTTCCACTGCTTCTTCGAAACGATGGTGATGTCGGACGCGGTGTCCAACTGCAGAGTGACTTGAGACCCGTTGATATCCACCGTTAGGAACTTCCGTCTAGAAGTGCAGCTGACCTGGTTGATGGAGAAAATTCCGTTCAcgtgcttcttcttcttgagTGCCGCCTTCGATGTGTAGCTGCCAAAAAACCCTTCTTTGTGGCCGGTTTGCTTGCAGTCCCGACAAACGTGCTTCGTGTAGGTGCAGTCCCGGACGTAGCAGGGTGTTTTTTGGACCTTCGGActtagtcttcttcttctctttggAATTCGGTGTCATCGGTGGAGGCTTGTTCTGCTTGACTGCGCAGATTGTACTCACCGATTTCTTGTGTTCCATCATGACCGTGTCGTGCTTGAGGTTTTGCAGACGTTGGCACTCCGTGATGAGTGATTCCAGAGTGCTTTCATCCGCCGCGTTAGCCTCAAGCTTGGATAGGAGTCTCGTTCGGATGTCAGCGTCCTTCGACGATCGGAGCCCACATGTGAAAATCAGACTCTTGAATTGGTCCGTCGTGATCTTGCTGAGCTCGAAGTCTTCACAGCATCGGTTGACCATCCCAGCGTACGTTAGAAAGTCGTCCGCGTCGCGCTTCGTTAGCTGGAAGCATTGGTACCGCTTGCTGAACAGGGAGATTCGGACGCTGAACAGCTCTGTCAGCTTCTTCACCGTCTCATCGAACGAGTACTCACGAGGTGCTTTGGGAG comes from Armigeres subalbatus isolate Guangzhou_Male chromosome 2, GZ_Asu_2, whole genome shotgun sequence and encodes:
- the LOC134210271 gene encoding uncharacterized protein K02A2.6-like — translated: MPRSGDFQVIYQQILRQNQAMAEQNTRLMEMIERFGNQENVSNRLAGSPEFIIESLASNIREFVCDPENGLVFGRWYRKYEDLFLKDGANLDEAAKVRLLLRSLSVTVHDKYVNFVLPKHLLTKRDADDFLTYAGMVNRCCEDFELSKITTDQFKSLIFTCGLRSSKDADIRTRLLSKLEANAADESTLESLITECQRLQNLKHDTVMMEHKKSRRRRLSPKVQKTPCYVRDCTYTKHVCRDCKQTGHKEGFFGSYTSKAALKKKKHVNGIFSINQVSCTSRRKFLTVDINGSQVTLQLDTASDITIVSKKQWKKNLGSPTLTPTTRTARTAAGDAFHLLGELRYPIKLEGVTKTATFYVTNNSITLFDLDWIELFKLWDTPLYAICNQVHVADGQVNQIQVYKAAYPEVYKNGLEHCKKMKVRLYLKPDAKPVCKPKCPVPFTSMEKIDAELDRLQSLGIITPVDFSQWAAPIVVVKKPGRKVRICANYSTGQNAALEPNHYPLPVPDDIFTKLNGCRYFSVIDLSDAYLQVKVDDDSKQLLSRSRGLPAVDEQNGCRSRRSGHVSGRHLRGQQNRRGASQDAQRTVSTPFNVYGFVLREEKCHMLQPEVKYLAHIVDENGLHPDPSKLEAIVKMPPPKNVTTLRSFLGAVNFYAKFVPEMHQLWRTLDALLKIRLEQRVPEIVQALQGSTPSVIGACLLPRFPDGSLKAVAHASRSLTPAEVNYGQIEKEGLALVFVVTKFHRMLLGRKFTLQTDHQPLLRIFGQKKGIPFGYADVMSRLINGYVKPEEDFIIASIQLEDDIEIPLQKAISSLPVSFKSVRGASLQCPFLQQVIQYNQRRWPSKTLKFALSSLIETLYR
- the LOC134213360 gene encoding sodium- and chloride-dependent GABA transporter ine isoform X1; its protein translation is MDNQQDQQNQMETHSLNPVPNRRAINDLHFNAINTSYNKLNNARTKLNNNSQNKLNNNNVVVQNDDAKVLLLPSNHRKFIIVPSQPGSAIDSSAGTSSPSPQPPPASTWQPTGSSNINNNNNHSNSSSHNNPHVAKFEIGESSSSGPSSTLNPTFPMGPSSKPKQFHSLRSVRSATDRAGIADAHLNPTIIRTGSYIFSEAGGTPRLFSDATSIRSLASIGVGSTDGRRMVIRRVPNSPTELLTIINPPTPPDEPYDNDSYTGISDDSDIDNLKPRKQHWANKMQFVLACIGYSVGLGNVWRFPYLCYKSGGGTFWAKFESDADKRNPVPIRHGKHKAASHQEFGVTCMVDFYHRNRQSVALYTGISDDSDIDNLKPRKQHWANKMQFVLACIGYSVGLGNVWRFPYLCYKSGGGVFLVPYFIILLFCGIPMLFMELAVGQYTGRGPIGALGQLCPLLKGTGLASVVVSFLMSTYYSVIIAYAIYYFFTSFRPDLPWTDCSHRWNTPDCWVPERMKHNISRPEMSRTPTEEFFENKVLQISHGIEYPGGMRWELVACLICAWILVYFAIWKSIKSSAKVRYLTATLPFVLIIVFLGRSLTLEGADKGLNYFFRPNWEELGRANVWINAAAQNFNSIGIAFGSMISFASYNKYNNNILHDTLAVSFVNGITSLLVGIFAFATIGNIALEQNTTVEDVISGGPGLIFVVYPQALAKMPAAQMWAVLFFFMLLCLGLNSQFAIVEVVVTSIQDGFPRWIKRKLVYHELLVLIVCVVSFFAGLPNLIQGGIYFFQLIDHYAASISIMFLAFFETVAIAWFYGINRLSKNVKQMTGRYPSFYLRFCLLIAVPAMLISLWIFSLINYEAPTYHNGKYIYPGWAHGLGWAITGASLICIPAFAIYQIARAEGATIGQKFMNTLKPNLYECKVCGEHHCDHEFPEEEYGREMALVDSTSGAPLILQAPPLGNQQVTVNGDRNLPTGRSSPRPEETGRR
- the LOC134213360 gene encoding sodium- and chloride-dependent GABA transporter ine isoform X2, with the protein product MANMDRKLKVHIQGGDSKQNGAPKLIHYGHMEDVEDLFPLTNAVGSYPNSPILTRKYFSKLPPDEPYDNDSYTGISDDSDIDNLKPRKQHWANKMQFVLACIGYSVGLGNVWRFPYLCYKSGGGTFWAKFESDADKRNPVPIRHGKHKAASHQEFGVTCMVDFYHRNRQSVALYTGISDDSDIDNLKPRKQHWANKMQFVLACIGYSVGLGNVWRFPYLCYKSGGGVFLVPYFIILLFCGIPMLFMELAVGQYTGRGPIGALGQLCPLLKGTGLASVVVSFLMSTYYSVIIAYAIYYFFTSFRPDLPWTDCSHRWNTPDCWVPERMKHNISRPEMSRTPTEEFFENKVLQISHGIEYPGGMRWELVACLICAWILVYFAIWKSIKSSAKVRYLTATLPFVLIIVFLGRSLTLEGADKGLNYFFRPNWEELGRANVWINAAAQNFNSIGIAFGSMISFASYNKYNNNILHDTLAVSFVNGITSLLVGIFAFATIGNIALEQNTTVEDVISGGPGLIFVVYPQALAKMPAAQMWAVLFFFMLLCLGLNSQFAIVEVVVTSIQDGFPRWIKRKLVYHELLVLIVCVVSFFAGLPNLIQGGIYFFQLIDHYAASISIMFLAFFETVAIAWFYGINRLSKNVKQMTGRYPSFYLRFCLLIAVPAMLISLWIFSLINYEAPTYHNGKYIYPGWAHGLGWAITGASLICIPAFAIYQIARAEGATIGQKFMNTLKPNLYECKVCGEHHCDHEFPEEEYGREMALVDSTSGAPLILQAPPLGNQQVTVNGDRNLPTGRSSPRPEETGRR
- the LOC134213360 gene encoding sodium- and chloride-dependent GABA transporter ine isoform X3, which encodes MVIRRVPNSPTELLTIINPPTPPDEPYDNDSYTGISDDSDIDNLKPRKQHWANKMQFVLACIGYSVGLGNVWRFPYLCYKSGGGTFWAKFESDADKRNPVPIRHGKHKAASHQEFGVTCMVDFYHRNRQSVALYTGISDDSDIDNLKPRKQHWANKMQFVLACIGYSVGLGNVWRFPYLCYKSGGGVFLVPYFIILLFCGIPMLFMELAVGQYTGRGPIGALGQLCPLLKGTGLASVVVSFLMSTYYSVIIAYAIYYFFTSFRPDLPWTDCSHRWNTPDCWVPERMKHNISRPEMSRTPTEEFFENKVLQISHGIEYPGGMRWELVACLICAWILVYFAIWKSIKSSAKVRYLTATLPFVLIIVFLGRSLTLEGADKGLNYFFRPNWEELGRANVWINAAAQNFNSIGIAFGSMISFASYNKYNNNILHDTLAVSFVNGITSLLVGIFAFATIGNIALEQNTTVEDVISGGPGLIFVVYPQALAKMPAAQMWAVLFFFMLLCLGLNSQFAIVEVVVTSIQDGFPRWIKRKLVYHELLVLIVCVVSFFAGLPNLIQGGIYFFQLIDHYAASISIMFLAFFETVAIAWFYGINRLSKNVKQMTGRYPSFYLRFCLLIAVPAMLISLWIFSLINYEAPTYHNGKYIYPGWAHGLGWAITGASLICIPAFAIYQIARAEGATIGQKFMNTLKPNLYECKVCGEHHCDHEFPEEEYGREMALVDSTSGAPLILQAPPLGNQQVTVNGDRNLPTGRSSPRPEETGRR